The following are from one region of the Melaminivora suipulveris genome:
- a CDS encoding efflux RND transporter periplasmic adaptor subunit: MAASPDLPADPPAARPPRRWRAVLVALLLIALLVGSAWYLVQRSRAPAGGGAPGGGAPAFGAGGAMPSATVGAARAVRGELPIVIDALGTVTPPITAALVPQVSGVLTEVLFTEGQSVKKGQVLARIDPRPFEQALAQAKSQTARDQAQLAAARVTLERYQELWRQDSIARQTLDTQTALVQQLEAALQADRAAERTAQLNVDYTTLRAPVAGTIGLRAVDPGNLVSSGLSGGIATITQVQPIDVLFAVPQDRVPAVRQAQARGPLPVTALDRARTQTLAEGRFLTLDNQVTTATGTVRAKARFANEGGTLFPNQFVNARLQLGVERGVLVPVTAVRSGPQGEYVYVIDEERVAHMRSVKRGMSSVQQALITEGLTEGERVVTEGGDRVKDGGRVQLTGEGGASGARSGARAGPGGASAPRGAGSGTRPDAGAPQRRASEPVAPAPAPAASGASR; this comes from the coding sequence ATGGCCGCTTCCCCTGATCTTCCTGCCGACCCGCCCGCCGCCCGACCGCCGCGCCGCTGGCGTGCCGTGCTGGTGGCGCTGCTGCTCATCGCGCTGCTCGTCGGCTCGGCGTGGTATCTGGTGCAGCGCTCGCGCGCTCCAGCCGGTGGGGGTGCGCCGGGCGGGGGCGCGCCGGCCTTTGGCGCTGGCGGCGCAATGCCCAGCGCCACCGTTGGCGCGGCACGCGCGGTGCGGGGCGAGCTGCCCATCGTCATCGACGCCCTGGGCACCGTCACCCCGCCTATCACCGCCGCGCTGGTGCCACAGGTCTCGGGCGTGCTGACCGAGGTGCTGTTCACCGAGGGTCAGAGCGTGAAGAAGGGCCAGGTGCTGGCGCGCATCGACCCGCGTCCGTTCGAGCAGGCGCTGGCCCAGGCCAAAAGCCAGACCGCGCGCGACCAGGCGCAGCTGGCGGCGGCGCGCGTGACGCTTGAGCGTTACCAGGAGCTGTGGCGCCAGGACTCGATCGCACGCCAGACCCTGGACACGCAGACCGCGCTGGTGCAGCAGCTGGAGGCGGCGCTGCAGGCCGACCGCGCGGCAGAGCGCACGGCTCAGCTCAACGTCGACTACACCACGCTGCGCGCGCCGGTGGCAGGAACCATCGGCCTGCGCGCGGTCGATCCGGGCAACCTGGTCAGCTCGGGTTTGAGCGGCGGCATTGCCACCATCACCCAGGTGCAGCCCATCGACGTGCTGTTCGCCGTGCCGCAGGACCGCGTGCCGGCGGTGCGCCAGGCGCAGGCGCGCGGCCCGCTGCCCGTGACGGCGCTGGACCGCGCTCGCACGCAGACCCTGGCCGAGGGGCGCTTTTTGACGCTGGACAACCAGGTCACCACCGCCACCGGCACGGTGCGCGCCAAGGCGCGCTTTGCCAACGAGGGCGGCACGCTGTTTCCCAACCAGTTCGTCAACGCGCGCCTGCAGCTGGGCGTCGAGCGCGGCGTGCTGGTGCCGGTCACGGCCGTGCGCAGTGGCCCGCAGGGCGAGTACGTCTATGTCATCGACGAGGAGCGCGTGGCGCACATGCGCAGCGTGAAACGCGGCATGTCCAGCGTGCAGCAGGCTTTGATCACCGAAGGCCTGACGGAAGGCGAGCGCGTGGTGACCGAAGGCGGCGACCGCGTCAAGGACGGCGGCCGCGTGCAGCTGACGGGCGAGGGCGGTGCCAGCGGGGCGCGCAGCGGCGCGCGCGCTGGCCCAGGCGGTGCCAGCGCACCGCGCGGCGCCGGCTCCGGCACGCGTCCCGACGCCGGCGCGCCGCAGCGCCGCGCATCCGAGCCGGTGGCTCCCGCTCCCGCGCCTGCCGCGTCCGGCGCCAGCCGCTGA
- a CDS encoding OmpW/AlkL family protein produces the protein MNKTLLALAAVCAMTSGAAFAQQSSASAEGPLMLRVRAVHLNSANGGSTNPNLDLSINNKWLPEVDVSYFFTPNLAAELILTYPQKQTIRSAGADIGSLKHLPPTLLAQYHFTNFSGFKPYVGAGINYTRFSSVRFNPAVQTALGPSVDKSSWGGALQVGVDIPLARNLYLNFDVKKVYISTDVHSHGAKVGKFKVDPVLAGVGLGWRF, from the coding sequence ATGAACAAGACCCTGCTGGCCCTGGCCGCCGTTTGTGCCATGACCTCGGGCGCTGCCTTTGCGCAGCAGTCTTCGGCCAGTGCCGAAGGCCCGCTGATGCTGCGCGTGCGCGCCGTGCACCTGAACAGCGCCAACGGCGGCAGCACCAACCCGAACCTGGACCTGTCGATCAACAACAAGTGGCTGCCCGAAGTGGACGTGTCGTACTTCTTCACGCCCAACCTCGCCGCCGAGCTGATCCTGACCTACCCGCAAAAGCAGACCATCCGCTCTGCCGGCGCCGATATCGGCTCGCTCAAGCACCTGCCGCCCACGCTGCTGGCGCAGTACCACTTCACCAATTTCAGCGGCTTCAAACCCTATGTGGGCGCGGGCATCAACTACACGCGCTTTTCCAGCGTGCGCTTCAACCCGGCGGTGCAGACCGCGCTGGGCCCTTCCGTGGACAAGAGCAGCTGGGGCGGCGCGCTGCAGGTCGGCGTGGACATCCCGCTGGCCAGGAACCTGTATCTGAACTTCGACGTGAAGAAGGTCTACATCAGCACCGACGTGCATTCCCATGGCGCCAAGGTCGGCAAGTTCAAGGTCGATCCGGTGCTGGCCGGTGTGGGCCTGGGCTGGCGCTTCTGA
- a CDS encoding efflux RND transporter permease subunit translates to MNVSRLFIQRPVATALVMLAVLLAGLVGLRFLPIAALPQVDYPTIQVQTLYPGASPDVMSRTVTAPLERQFGQMPGLSRMGSVSSAGVSLITLQFGLALDMDTAEQQVQAAMNAAGSLLPADLPAPPIYAKINPADAPVLQLAVTSSSLPLTEVQNLVNTRLALKISQIDGVGLVTLAGGQRPAVRVQGNVQALAAMGLTLDTISSAIAAGNSSSAKGSFDGPTRQYSINANDQLLSVEDYRELIVAYVGGAPVRLKDVAQVVDGAENRRLGAWVAIENDSNTPMKDADRGRISPQNAAGLAPAIILNVQRQPGANVIATVDAIKRQLPQLQESLPQSVQLAVLTDRTLGIRASVRHVQMELVLAVVMVVLVIFAFLHSLRATVIASIAVPVSLIGTLAFMYLLGYSLNNLTLMALTIATGFVVDDAIVMIENIARHREMQAGVAGPGGAADTGNVPAQGHVGAADVSRSQNIVNHTAAAADAAPNPAEPTHKSPMQAALDGAGEIGFTIISLTVSLIAVLIPLLFMQEVIGRLFREFAVTLAITILFSAVVSLTLVPMMSARMLGPLDEAQGRIARRIQRAMDAIIDRYDRSLVWVLAHQPLTLLVAVLTLALTALLYVVIPKDLFPTQSTGQLQGQVQAAADVSFARMSALQGQVAQIVLQDEAVQSLSSVVGVDAANNSAMSSGRLVINLRERGVFGDSEAAIMQRLRERVGEQVAGVTLFLQPTQDLTIDSDSGPTQYRLDLEGVDTQLVNQWAQRLVQRLQAVPEVRHATTEAGASGPAAMIRVDRDTAARLGVTASSLDSLLYSAFGQRIVSTIFTETNQYRVILEAAQQDAASLRALRELPVKTSSGATTPLASFAEVVEERTPLVIRRVGQYPAATVGFDTAPGVSLGAAVKAVRAAAQEAGLPAAVTLRFTGAAGAYQTSLANQLWLILAAVVCVYIVLGVLYESYVHPLTILSTLPSAGVGALLALELTGHTLDVVGIIGLVLLIGIVKKNAIMMIDFAIDAERGGGKSAREAIHQAALLRFRPILMTTLAALAAAVPLMLSWGDGAELRRPLGIAIFGGLVLSQLLTLFTTPVIYLWFDRLARRFASSSPRTCAEGGETR, encoded by the coding sequence ATGAACGTCTCGCGCCTGTTCATCCAGCGGCCGGTGGCCACGGCCCTGGTCATGCTGGCGGTTCTGCTGGCGGGGCTGGTGGGCCTGCGCTTTCTGCCGATCGCGGCGCTGCCGCAGGTGGACTACCCGACCATCCAGGTGCAGACGCTGTACCCCGGCGCCAGCCCGGACGTCATGAGCCGCACCGTCACGGCACCGCTTGAGCGCCAGTTCGGCCAGATGCCGGGCCTGTCGCGCATGGGCAGCGTCAGCAGCGCGGGCGTGTCGCTGATCACCCTGCAATTCGGCCTGGCGCTGGACATGGACACGGCCGAGCAGCAGGTGCAGGCGGCCATGAACGCGGCGGGATCGCTGCTGCCGGCCGACCTGCCGGCACCGCCGATCTACGCCAAGATCAACCCGGCCGATGCGCCGGTCCTGCAACTGGCGGTGACGTCTTCCAGCCTGCCTTTGACCGAGGTGCAGAACCTGGTCAACACGCGGCTGGCGCTCAAGATCAGCCAGATCGACGGCGTGGGCCTGGTGACCCTGGCCGGCGGCCAGCGCCCCGCCGTGCGCGTGCAGGGCAACGTGCAGGCGCTGGCCGCCATGGGCTTGACCCTGGACACCATCAGCAGCGCGATTGCCGCCGGCAACTCCAGCAGCGCCAAGGGCAGCTTCGACGGGCCCACGCGCCAGTACAGCATCAACGCCAACGACCAGCTGCTCTCCGTGGAGGACTACCGCGAGCTGATCGTGGCCTACGTGGGCGGCGCGCCGGTGCGCCTGAAGGATGTGGCACAGGTGGTCGACGGCGCGGAAAACCGCCGCCTGGGCGCCTGGGTAGCTATCGAAAATGATAGCAACACGCCCATGAAAGACGCCGACAGAGGCCGGATTTCGCCCCAAAACGCCGCTGGACTGGCCCCGGCCATCATCCTGAACGTGCAGCGCCAACCCGGCGCCAACGTCATCGCCACGGTGGACGCCATCAAGCGCCAGCTGCCGCAGCTGCAGGAATCGCTGCCGCAGAGCGTGCAGCTGGCGGTGCTCACCGACCGCACGCTGGGCATCCGCGCATCGGTGCGCCACGTGCAGATGGAGCTGGTGCTGGCCGTGGTCATGGTGGTGCTGGTCATCTTCGCCTTCCTGCACAGCCTGCGCGCCACCGTGATCGCCAGCATCGCCGTGCCGGTCTCGCTGATCGGCACGCTGGCCTTCATGTACCTGCTGGGCTATTCGCTGAACAACCTGACGCTGATGGCGCTGACGATTGCCACCGGGTTCGTGGTCGACGATGCGATCGTGATGATTGAGAACATTGCCCGGCATCGTGAGATGCAGGCCGGCGTAGCCGGACCTGGCGGCGCAGCCGACACGGGCAATGTTCCGGCGCAGGGTCATGTCGGCGCAGCCGACGTGAGCCGAAGCCAAAACATCGTCAACCACACCGCCGCGGCGGCAGACGCGGCCCCGAATCCCGCCGAGCCGACCCACAAATCCCCCATGCAAGCCGCCCTCGACGGCGCCGGCGAGATCGGCTTCACCATCATCTCGCTCACCGTCTCGCTGATCGCGGTGCTGATTCCGCTCTTGTTCATGCAGGAGGTCATCGGCCGGCTGTTCCGCGAATTCGCGGTGACGCTGGCCATCACCATCCTGTTCTCCGCCGTGGTGTCTCTCACCTTGGTGCCGATGATGTCGGCGCGCATGCTGGGGCCGCTGGATGAGGCGCAGGGCCGCATCGCGCGGCGCATCCAGCGCGCGATGGACGCGATCATCGACCGCTACGACCGCAGCCTGGTCTGGGTGCTGGCGCACCAGCCGCTCACCCTGCTGGTGGCGGTGCTGACGCTGGCGCTCACGGCGCTGCTGTACGTCGTGATCCCCAAGGATCTGTTCCCTACGCAGAGCACCGGCCAGCTGCAAGGCCAGGTGCAGGCCGCGGCCGACGTGTCGTTCGCGCGCATGTCGGCGCTGCAGGGCCAGGTGGCGCAGATCGTGCTGCAGGACGAGGCGGTGCAGTCCCTCAGCTCGGTGGTGGGGGTGGACGCGGCCAACAACAGCGCCATGTCCAGCGGCCGGCTGGTCATCAATCTGCGCGAGCGCGGTGTGTTCGGCGATTCGGAGGCCGCCATCATGCAGCGCCTGCGCGAGCGCGTGGGCGAGCAGGTGGCGGGGGTGACGCTGTTCCTGCAGCCCACGCAGGATTTGACCATCGACTCCGACTCCGGCCCCACGCAGTACCGGCTGGACCTGGAGGGCGTGGACACGCAGCTCGTCAACCAGTGGGCGCAGCGCCTGGTGCAGCGCCTGCAGGCCGTGCCCGAGGTGCGCCACGCCACGACCGAGGCCGGCGCCAGCGGCCCGGCGGCCATGATCCGCGTCGACCGCGACACCGCCGCGCGCCTGGGCGTCACCGCCAGCAGCCTGGACAGCCTGCTCTACAGCGCCTTCGGCCAGCGCATCGTCTCGACCATCTTCACCGAGACGAATCAATACCGCGTGATCCTGGAGGCCGCGCAGCAGGACGCCGCCAGCCTGCGCGCGCTGCGCGAGTTGCCGGTGAAGACCAGCAGTGGCGCCACCACGCCGCTGGCGTCCTTTGCCGAGGTGGTGGAAGAACGCACGCCGCTGGTCATCCGCCGCGTCGGCCAGTACCCGGCCGCCACCGTGGGTTTCGACACCGCGCCGGGAGTGAGCCTGGGCGCGGCGGTAAAGGCGGTGCGCGCGGCGGCGCAGGAGGCCGGTCTGCCCGCGGCCGTCACGCTGCGCTTCACCGGCGCGGCCGGCGCCTACCAGACATCGCTGGCCAACCAGTTGTGGCTGATTCTGGCGGCCGTGGTCTGCGTCTACATCGTGCTGGGCGTGCTGTACGAGAGCTACGTGCACCCGCTGACGATTTTGTCCACGCTGCCCTCGGCGGGAGTGGGGGCGCTGCTGGCGCTGGAGCTCACCGGCCACACGCTGGACGTGGTCGGCATCATCGGCCTGGTGCTGCTCATCGGCATCGTCAAGAAGAACGCCATCATGATGATCGACTTCGCCATCGACGCCGAGCGCGGCGGGGGCAAGAGCGCGCGTGAGGCCATCCACCAGGCGGCGCTGCTGCGCTTTCGGCCGATCCTGATGACCACGCTGGCGGCGCTGGCGGCCGCCGTGCCGCTGATGCTCAGCTGGGGCGACGGCGCCGAGCTGCGCCGGCCGCTGGGCATCGCCATCTTCGGCGGGCTGGTGCTGTCGCAGTTGCTGACGCTGTTCACCACGCCGGTGATCTATCTGTGGTTCGACCGCCTGGCGCGGCGCTTTGCAAGCTCGTCCCCACGCACTTGTGCCGAGGGTGGGGAGACGCGGTGA
- the egtB gene encoding ergothioneine biosynthesis protein EgtB, whose product MRLPSNELPPLSGATPLASASGACQCFLDVRAATERLAAPLSAEDCGAQSMLEASPIKWHLAHTTWFFETFILERFEPQFAPFDPAFRVLFNSYYQGVGRQHPRGQRGLLTRPDLGTVQAWRANVQERMVRLLQHPASAANAELASLLELGLQHEQQHQELIVTDVKHLLWCNPTWPTYQEASAQLDEPAAAPPVLRWQRFDAGLAQIGHDGMGFAFDNELPRHQVWLDAYELATRPVTNAEYQAFIAAGGYDDPAWWLAEGWDWRSSQQITHPLYWRETAQGWCEFTLAGGRPLAPEQPVVHLSYFEADAYARWAGARLPTEAEWEAAAQGCAQDLAAGRFAASAVLHPLPAPTQHSGGCALVQMFGDVWEWTSSSYAPYPGFAPAPGAVGEYNGKFMVNQYVLRGGSCATPAGHVRASYRNFFPTTARWQFSGLRLARSVQP is encoded by the coding sequence ATGCGACTGCCTTCCAACGAACTGCCACCTCTTTCAGGCGCCACGCCCCTGGCCAGTGCCAGCGGCGCCTGCCAGTGTTTCCTCGACGTGCGCGCCGCCACCGAGCGCTTGGCCGCGCCGCTGTCGGCCGAAGACTGCGGCGCGCAATCCATGCTGGAGGCCAGCCCCATCAAATGGCACCTGGCGCACACCACCTGGTTCTTCGAGACCTTCATCCTTGAACGCTTCGAGCCGCAGTTCGCGCCCTTCGACCCGGCGTTTCGCGTGCTGTTCAACTCCTACTACCAGGGCGTGGGCCGGCAGCACCCGCGCGGCCAGCGCGGGCTCCTGACGCGGCCGGATCTGGGCACCGTGCAGGCCTGGCGCGCCAACGTGCAAGAGCGCATGGTGCGCCTCTTGCAACACCCCGCCAGCGCCGCCAATGCCGAGCTTGCCAGCCTGCTGGAGCTGGGCCTGCAGCACGAGCAGCAGCACCAGGAGCTGATCGTCACCGACGTCAAGCATCTGCTGTGGTGCAACCCCACCTGGCCCACCTACCAGGAGGCGAGCGCGCAGCTGGATGAGCCCGCCGCTGCGCCGCCCGTACTGCGCTGGCAGCGCTTCGACGCCGGGCTGGCGCAGATCGGCCACGACGGCATGGGCTTTGCCTTCGACAACGAACTGCCGCGCCACCAGGTCTGGCTCGACGCCTACGAGCTGGCGACGCGGCCGGTGACCAACGCCGAGTACCAGGCCTTCATCGCCGCTGGCGGCTATGACGATCCGGCCTGGTGGCTGGCCGAGGGCTGGGACTGGCGCAGCAGCCAGCAGATCACGCACCCGCTGTACTGGCGCGAGACGGCGCAGGGCTGGTGCGAGTTCACGCTGGCCGGTGGCCGGCCGCTGGCGCCCGAGCAGCCTGTCGTGCACCTGTCGTACTTCGAGGCCGACGCCTATGCCCGCTGGGCCGGCGCGCGCCTGCCCACCGAGGCCGAGTGGGAGGCCGCCGCGCAAGGCTGTGCGCAGGACCTCGCAGCCGGGCGCTTTGCCGCCAGCGCCGTGCTGCACCCGCTGCCGGCGCCGACGCAGCACAGCGGTGGCTGCGCGCTGGTGCAGATGTTCGGCGATGTGTGGGAGTGGACCAGCTCCAGCTACGCGCCGTACCCCGGCTTCGCGCCAGCGCCCGGCGCAGTGGGCGAGTACAACGGCAAGTTCATGGTCAACCAGTACGTGCTGCGCGGCGGCTCGTGCGCCACGCCCGCCGGCCACGTGCGCGCCAGCTACCGCAACTTCTTTCCGACCACCGCCCGCTGGCAGTTCTCCGGGTTGCGTCTGGCGCGCAGCGTACAGCCCTGA
- the egtD gene encoding L-histidine N(alpha)-methyltransferase — protein sequence MPVAILAHDRQPATIPLPAAPRGGSTSRAGPEAPPVERAEITSGLLRGSACLSPKYFYDQRGSELFEAITRLPEYYPTRTERAVLLRHAGAIAQTVGTHGVVIEPGAGSCDKARVLCRLLRARQYVAIDISADYLQGAVARLRAALPGLDAWAVGGDITAGMQLPPGIAARDRLVFYPGSSIGNFDPPAALALLQRMHELAAGEGGGILIGIDLPKDVAVLQAAYDDAAGVTAEFNRNILAHVNRLIGADFDPRQWRHEAFFNTAESRIEMHLAACGPQRVRWHGGERDFAGGERIHTENSYKYPLPVFMDMLARAGFHAPQAWTDKRGWYALVHARA from the coding sequence ATGCCAGTCGCCATCCTTGCTCACGACCGCCAGCCCGCCACCATCCCATTGCCTGCCGCACCGCGCGGCGGGTCCACGAGCCGGGCCGGGCCCGAGGCGCCGCCGGTCGAGCGCGCGGAAATCACCTCCGGCCTGCTGCGGGGCAGCGCCTGCCTGTCGCCCAAGTATTTCTACGACCAGCGCGGCTCCGAGCTGTTCGAGGCCATCACCCGCCTGCCCGAGTACTACCCCACGCGCACCGAGCGCGCCGTGCTGCTGCGCCACGCCGGTGCCATCGCGCAGACCGTGGGCACGCACGGCGTGGTCATCGAGCCCGGCGCGGGCAGCTGCGACAAGGCGCGCGTGCTGTGCCGGCTGCTGCGCGCGCGCCAGTACGTGGCCATCGACATCTCGGCCGACTACCTGCAGGGCGCGGTGGCGCGCCTGCGCGCGGCGCTGCCAGGGCTGGATGCCTGGGCGGTGGGCGGCGACATCACCGCCGGCATGCAGCTGCCACCGGGCATCGCCGCGCGCGATCGGCTGGTCTTCTACCCAGGTTCCTCCATCGGCAATTTCGACCCGCCGGCGGCGCTGGCGCTGCTGCAGCGCATGCACGAACTGGCGGCAGGCGAGGGCGGCGGCATCCTGATCGGCATCGACCTGCCCAAGGACGTGGCTGTGCTGCAGGCCGCCTACGACGACGCGGCCGGGGTGACGGCCGAGTTCAACCGCAACATCCTGGCGCACGTGAACCGCCTGATCGGCGCCGATTTCGACCCGCGCCAGTGGCGCCACGAGGCCTTCTTCAACACCGCCGAGTCGCGCATCGAAATGCACCTGGCCGCCTGCGGGCCGCAGCGCGTGCGCTGGCACGGCGGCGAACGTGACTTTGCCGGGGGCGAGCGCATCCACACCGAGAACAGCTACAAGTACCCGCTGCCGGTGTTCATGGACATGCTGGCGCGCGCCGGTTTTCACGCGCCGCAGGCCTGGACCGACAAGCGCGGCTGGTATGCGCTGGTGCATGCCCGCGCCTGA